The Blattabacterium sp. DPU genome includes a window with the following:
- the metG gene encoding methionine--tRNA ligase, with amino-acid sequence MKKSNKYKKYTVTAALPYANGPIHIGHLAGVYLPADIFVRYLRRKKIDVIFICASDEHGVPIAIQAKKEKKTPQEIVNKYHYMIKDCFNNFGIQFDHYSRTSTKIHHEISTYFFKKLHEKKKIFEKVSEQYYDKEAKQFLADRYISGTCPHCKNKEAYGDQCENCGSTLVPEDLIYPKSTISGSFPILKKTKHWYFPLDQYQKFLEKWILIKHKKDWKVNVYGQAKSWLNQGLKPRAITRDLNWGVPVPNNKEKVLYVWFEAPIGYISATIEWAKKTKIDWEPYWKDEKTKLIQFIGKDNIVFHCIIFPVILKACNSEYILPDQILANEFLHLENKKISTSKNWAVWGHEYLKDFPNQQDTLRYILIANMPEKKDNNFNWKDFQKKNNTELVAILGNFVNRSLTLTQKHNKGVVPYPEMLSIKDKNILKKIKNYPEYIGNLIESYQFRESLACFMDLARLGNKYLTEEEPWNNKQEKRVNTILYVSLQIVGTLAQLAEPFLPHTAKKLLDILQLKTFFWNQIKNIKEILCPGHVLGNTSFLFQKITNESIEKQIKKLEKIQQ; translated from the coding sequence ATGAAAAAATCAAATAAATATAAAAAATATACAGTGACTGCTGCTTTACCATATGCAAATGGACCAATTCATATAGGACATTTGGCCGGCGTTTATTTACCCGCAGATATTTTTGTCCGTTATCTTAGACGTAAAAAAATAGATGTTATTTTTATATGTGCTTCGGATGAACATGGAGTCCCTATTGCTATACAAGCTAAAAAAGAAAAAAAAACGCCTCAAGAAATAGTAAATAAGTATCATTATATGATTAAAGATTGTTTTAATAATTTTGGAATACAGTTTGATCATTATTCTAGAACTTCTACAAAAATTCATCACGAAATTTCTACTTATTTTTTTAAAAAACTTCATGAAAAAAAAAAGATTTTTGAAAAAGTATCTGAACAATATTATGATAAAGAAGCTAAACAATTCTTAGCGGATAGATATATATCTGGAACATGCCCACATTGTAAAAATAAAGAAGCTTATGGAGATCAATGTGAAAATTGTGGAAGTACGTTAGTACCTGAAGATTTAATATATCCAAAATCAACTATAAGTGGAAGTTTTCCTATTTTAAAAAAAACTAAACATTGGTATTTTCCTTTAGATCAATATCAAAAATTTTTGGAAAAATGGATTTTAATTAAACATAAAAAAGATTGGAAAGTAAATGTATATGGACAAGCAAAATCTTGGTTAAATCAAGGATTAAAACCTCGTGCTATAACAAGAGATCTAAATTGGGGAGTTCCTGTTCCGAACAATAAAGAAAAAGTTTTGTACGTATGGTTTGAAGCTCCTATAGGATATATTTCTGCTACTATAGAATGGGCTAAAAAAACAAAAATAGATTGGGAACCTTATTGGAAAGATGAAAAAACAAAATTAATTCAATTTATAGGAAAAGATAATATTGTTTTTCATTGCATTATTTTTCCAGTTATACTTAAAGCATGTAATAGTGAATATATCCTTCCAGATCAAATATTGGCTAATGAATTTCTTCATTTAGAAAATAAAAAAATATCAACTTCTAAAAATTGGGCAGTATGGGGTCATGAATATTTAAAAGATTTTCCAAATCAACAGGATACACTTCGTTATATTCTTATAGCTAATATGCCTGAAAAAAAAGATAATAATTTTAATTGGAAAGATTTTCAAAAAAAAAATAATACTGAATTGGTTGCTATATTAGGAAATTTTGTGAATAGAAGTTTAACTTTAACACAAAAACACAATAAAGGTGTTGTTCCTTATCCTGAAATGTTATCTATAAAGGATAAAAACATTTTAAAAAAAATTAAAAATTATCCAGAATATATAGGTAATTTAATTGAATCCTATCAATTTAGAGAATCCTTAGCATGTTTTATGGATTTAGCTAGACTAGGAAATAAATATTTAACAGAAGAAGAACCTTGGAATAATAAACAAGAAAAACGTGTCAATACGATACTTTATGTATCGTTGCAAATTGTTGGGACATTGGCTCAATTAGCGGAACCTTTTCTTCCACATACAGCAAAAAAATTGTTAGACATACTTCAATTGAAAACTTTTTTTTGGAATCAAATAAAAAATATAAAAGAAATATTATGTCCCGGACATGTATTAGGCAATACCTCATTTTTATTTCAAAAAATAACTAACGAAAGTATTGAAAAACAAATAAAAAAACTAGAAAAAATACAACAATAG
- a CDS encoding porin: MKKTKIIFLILFLGFFYSFHSFAKIIKKKKTVEENPHFNIFLDFSSSLNSTVKTVKKEFSEGSRFSEDYLGLEVVGKATDKISYRFVKQFKKTENENTENYGMVDVAYLKYKWNDKLYFLVGKQPFSFGSMEYANSFYDHAYRYTNVYKNKENSVGFSFVYLPIKNHEFQFQIVNGEKKREKNVGVVEEEHHPMGYSLNWNWNFNKIFQNRWSYSIFQENDKKIFWKLLALGSKLNLKPISIEADYILSNENIEKNVKIAKILQSSNQNYCSFPIKYGTYLVKLKYNFFPEWNLIIKGVYEIGTYKKGINNILEKNKLFQKAYTYYGGVEFIPFIKKNDLSFYFSYQNQIINYKLYSMKKENKNNHFIILGFNYRVKMI; the protein is encoded by the coding sequence ATGAAAAAAACAAAAATTATTTTCCTTATTCTTTTTTTAGGATTTTTTTATTCTTTTCACAGTTTTGCAAAAATTATAAAGAAAAAAAAAACAGTAGAAGAAAATCCTCATTTTAATATATTTTTAGATTTTTCTAGTAGTCTTAATTCTACAGTAAAAACAGTAAAAAAAGAATTTTCTGAAGGTTCTCGTTTTTCTGAAGACTATTTAGGCTTGGAAGTAGTAGGAAAGGCAACTGATAAAATTAGTTATCGTTTTGTAAAACAGTTTAAAAAAACAGAAAATGAAAATACGGAAAATTATGGAATGGTTGATGTGGCATATTTAAAGTATAAGTGGAACGATAAACTTTATTTTTTAGTTGGAAAACAACCTTTTTCTTTTGGTAGTATGGAATATGCTAATAGTTTCTATGATCATGCATATCGTTATACGAATGTATATAAAAATAAGGAGAATTCTGTTGGATTCAGTTTTGTTTATCTTCCCATAAAAAATCATGAGTTTCAATTTCAAATAGTTAATGGGGAGAAAAAAAGGGAAAAAAATGTGGGTGTAGTTGAAGAAGAACATCATCCTATGGGATATTCTTTGAATTGGAATTGGAATTTTAATAAAATCTTTCAAAATAGATGGTCCTATTCCATTTTTCAAGAAAATGATAAAAAAATATTTTGGAAATTATTAGCTTTAGGTAGTAAATTAAATTTGAAACCTATATCCATAGAAGCAGATTATATATTGAGCAATGAGAATATAGAAAAAAATGTAAAAATTGCAAAAATTTTACAATCATCAAATCAAAACTATTGTTCTTTTCCTATAAAATATGGAACTTATTTAGTAAAATTAAAATATAACTTTTTTCCAGAATGGAATTTAATTATCAAAGGAGTATATGAAATAGGGACTTATAAAAAAGGAATAAATAATATTTTGGAAAAAAATAAATTGTTTCAAAAAGCATATACTTATTATGGAGGTGTAGAATTTATACCTTTTATAAAAAAAAATGATCTTAGTTTTTATTTTTCATATCAAAACCAAATAATAAATTACAAGTTATATTCAATGAAAAAAGAAAATAAGAATAATCATTTTATCATTTTAGGATTTAATTATCGTGTTAAAATGATTTAA
- a CDS encoding DNA translocase FtsK 4TM domain-containing protein, translating into METNKIKKNDKKTFKTIFGFFLLGNSLFLLLSFFSFLFHWKNDQSQLEKLFDKEIIAENLLGKMGAIVAHYFIHCGIGISAFSIPIFLFITGLKILFIKKKLLNNFYKSTIYKLLFFSIWFPIFFYVIIPDEGIFSGIFGFEIGNYLIHLFGKVGLYMLLFTSIIFYLIIIFRISAPTIKNEMKKKIQNFKKKIETKLQLCNTRILNQPKKKKNILHSILYKKKEDLSYINLKIDLESNKKKIIQILNYYNIEIYEIKANIGPTITLYEIYPKVGIRISKIKNLKNEIALNLSAISIRIIAPIPGKGSIGIEIPNYKRYPVDMKDILFSEESNKKSHQMELPISLGKTVFNEIFIVDLVKMPHLLIAGSTGQGKSVGLNIMIIFLLYKKNSKDIKFILIDPKKVELSIYKKISKSYFATLPNSIEPIITDLHEVKNILNSLCKEMDQRYAILEKHKVRNIKEYNDVKYNKYHLPYIILIIDEFADLNINDQKKQIETYITRLAQLARAVGIHLIIATQRPSVDVITGLIKTNFTARIAFRVSSKIDSRTILDCTGAEQLIGKGDMLFSNKNELIRLQCPFMELSDIKKVIDFYGEKNQKNEYFFLPKPEINE; encoded by the coding sequence ATGGAAACAAATAAAATAAAAAAAAATGATAAAAAAACTTTTAAAACCATTTTTGGATTTTTTTTATTAGGAAATAGTCTTTTTTTGCTTTTAAGTTTTTTTTCTTTTCTTTTTCATTGGAAAAATGATCAAAGTCAACTCGAAAAACTTTTTGATAAAGAAATCATAGCAGAAAATTTGCTTGGAAAAATGGGAGCTATCGTAGCTCACTATTTTATTCATTGTGGAATAGGAATTAGTGCTTTTTCTATTCCTATATTTTTATTTATCACGGGATTAAAAATTCTTTTCATTAAGAAAAAACTGTTGAATAATTTTTACAAATCCACAATATATAAATTGTTATTTTTTAGTATATGGTTTCCCATCTTTTTTTATGTTATTATTCCTGATGAAGGAATATTCAGTGGAATTTTTGGATTTGAAATAGGAAATTATTTGATTCATTTATTTGGAAAAGTAGGATTATATATGCTTCTTTTTACGAGCATCATTTTTTACTTGATCATTATTTTTCGTATCAGTGCTCCAACCATAAAAAATGAAATGAAAAAAAAAATCCAAAATTTTAAAAAAAAAATAGAAACCAAATTACAATTGTGTAATACAAGAATTCTAAATCAACCAAAAAAAAAGAAAAACATTCTTCATTCTATTCTTTATAAAAAAAAGGAAGATTTGTCATATATAAATTTGAAAATCGATTTAGAATCGAATAAAAAAAAAATAATTCAAATCTTGAATTATTATAATATAGAAATATATGAAATAAAAGCGAACATAGGACCTACTATAACTTTATATGAAATATATCCTAAAGTGGGAATACGTATTTCCAAAATCAAAAACTTAAAAAATGAAATAGCCTTAAATTTATCCGCGATATCCATAAGAATTATAGCTCCTATACCTGGAAAAGGATCTATTGGAATAGAAATCCCAAATTATAAACGTTATCCTGTTGATATGAAAGATATTTTGTTTTCAGAAGAAAGTAACAAAAAAAGTCATCAAATGGAACTTCCCATTTCTTTAGGAAAAACAGTATTTAATGAGATTTTTATTGTAGATTTAGTAAAAATGCCCCATTTACTTATAGCAGGATCAACTGGACAAGGAAAATCCGTAGGATTAAATATTATGATTATTTTTCTATTATATAAAAAAAATTCAAAAGACATCAAGTTCATTTTAATTGACCCAAAAAAAGTAGAATTATCAATATATAAAAAAATTTCAAAATCTTATTTTGCTACACTTCCGAATTCCATAGAACCCATTATTACAGATTTACATGAAGTCAAAAATATATTAAATTCTTTATGTAAAGAAATGGATCAAAGATATGCTATTTTAGAAAAACATAAAGTTAGAAATATTAAAGAATATAATGATGTAAAATACAATAAATATCATTTACCTTATATCATATTAATTATTGATGAGTTTGCCGATCTAAATATTAATGATCAAAAAAAACAAATAGAAACATACATAACCCGGTTAGCACAACTTGCTCGTGCTGTAGGTATTCATTTGATTATAGCAACACAACGGCCATCAGTAGATGTAATTACGGGATTAATAAAAACAAATTTTACTGCAAGAATTGCATTTAGAGTAAGTTCTAAAATAGATTCTAGAACTATATTAGATTGCACTGGTGCTGAACAATTAATAGGAAAAGGAGATATGCTATTTTCTAATAAAAATGAATTGATTCGATTACAATGTCCATTCATGGAATTATCAGATATTAAAAAAGTTATTGATTTTTATGGGGAAAAAAATCAAAAAAATGAATACTTTTTTTTGCCAAAACCGGAAATAAACGAATAA
- a CDS encoding 5'-3' exonuclease, whose translation MNNNKKLFLIDAYPLIYQSYYAYKHNPLFTSKGLNTSPIINFTYLLMNILNHEKPSHIAIIFDDNQETSFRKKEYEKYKAHRKKTPEAICMAIPYIINILKTFQISFCYANNGYEADDFIGTIARKAENKGYIVYIITLDKDFFQLITENVKVYIPPFKGNTKKIWGIEEIQKKFGVNHPKQVIDLWSMMGDPSDNIPGLPGIGIKNAIKFVQKYGTIEKLLNSTHDLNGKIKENIEKNKNLGLLSKKLITIVTNIPFFSFHEEKFYVKKPNLHSIKKIFGELEFIRLLKKAHEYYSKF comes from the coding sequence ATGAATAATAATAAAAAATTATTTTTAATTGACGCATATCCCCTTATTTATCAAAGTTATTATGCATATAAACATAATCCTCTTTTCACTTCTAAAGGACTCAATACTTCGCCTATTATAAATTTTACATATTTGTTGATGAACATATTAAATCATGAAAAACCATCCCATATAGCTATTATTTTTGATGACAATCAAGAAACTTCTTTTAGAAAAAAAGAATATGAAAAATATAAAGCACATAGAAAAAAAACACCGGAAGCTATTTGTATGGCTATTCCTTATATTATCAATATTTTAAAAACTTTTCAAATTTCTTTTTGTTATGCTAACAACGGATATGAAGCCGATGATTTTATTGGAACAATAGCTAGAAAAGCAGAAAATAAAGGATATATTGTTTATATAATCACTTTAGATAAAGATTTTTTTCAACTCATAACAGAAAATGTTAAAGTTTATATTCCACCTTTTAAAGGAAATACAAAAAAAATTTGGGGAATAGAAGAAATACAAAAAAAATTTGGGGTTAATCATCCAAAACAAGTTATAGATTTATGGAGTATGATGGGAGATCCTTCTGATAATATACCAGGATTGCCGGGAATTGGAATCAAAAATGCCATAAAATTTGTTCAAAAATATGGAACTATTGAAAAATTATTGAACTCAACTCATGATCTTAACGGAAAAATTAAAGAAAATATTGAAAAAAATAAAAATTTGGGTCTTTTATCAAAAAAATTAATTACTATTGTTACTAATATTCCTTTTTTTTCTTTTCATGAAGAAAAATTTTATGTAAAAAAACCAAATTTGCATTCCATAAAAAAAATATTCGGAGAACTTGAGTTTATAAGATTGTTAAAAAAAGCCCATGAATATTATTCTAAATTTTAG